From the genome of Mastacembelus armatus chromosome 5, fMasArm1.2, whole genome shotgun sequence:
TATCTGATGATCCcagaatataataaaatatttttaattattaaacaaacacactaaagGCAGATGTTTTACTTCAACAGGAGTACAACTTTGAATTCATGGAGTGTAGTGCTGCATCAGGTGAAAATGTGATTCAGTCTTTGGAAACAGCGGCCAGgtaatatagaaatacagaattttttttttttcaaagcacaTCTTTTTATattctctgtgctgtgctgtaatATCACTTGCCAGTCTCTCAGctgattgtgttgtgttgtgttgatgtCAGGATGTTGAGCCAAAAAGCTAACACCAAAGAGGAAACCACAGTGTTACACAAAGAGTTCcagccaaaaaaaaagtcaggatGTTGCTGATCAGATGCGTTTGCCTAATCAGTCGAGCGGTGAAATCATGATTCCAAGGTGGACATTCTGTTCAGGTTAAGGCTAAGTTTCTGTGTTCATCACAACAACATCATATACTCAAACCATTCTTTAAtccaacatatttttcattatttacacaAGTTATCAGTTATATTTCCTTTTTACATTTACCTTAGCTATCTTATTATTTCTGTCCAGCAGCAGAGGGAACTCTTTCTGAGTGTTTTGATATGTATTTAATATATACATTCATGTAAATATCACATAGGTCAGGGGTCGGCAACCTAAGGCACGCGTGCCACAATTGGCACGCTGAAAGAAAGCCCACAGCACGCCAAGCACATTAAGACCAGACATAAtctttttccccccaaaaaaaaacccctggTAAAATGGTTGCCTACCCCTGATATAGATGGTGCAGGCATGATCTGTAATTATTACGTGATGAATAATGGATTTTTCTTCGCTATGAATGCTACTAAATTAATCTTGATATATTAACTAATCTTGGCACTTTCTGTTATTCAGGTCCATGGTTGAAAAAAAGATGGTTCTATGTTTAGAGGAATTGCTTCTGTCCTGTTATGTGCACAATCAGGCTGTGCAGGTCTGTTTTTGGTTTcatagaaaacagaagaaaacataaaaaatacaacatatatACAATCTTCAGTTCCTGTGGCACTCTCTTGGTCTGGCATCAAAAGTGTCATGCTCATAGTAAAGGTGACATGGCCTGTGCAATTGAGCAAGagcaaatattttaattttgtagtCATTTATTACAGTGATATTCAATAATAACTTAAGTTTAGTATGATTTATTATATCTTCTGTCTCTTCTAAATTAATTTTACATGGTCATCAGGTTGGCCAGATGATCATGAATAGATTTCATGCTTCCACAGTCCAATGCAGTTGTAGTAAAATATTAACAGGCTTTATAAATAAGACAAGTATAGATCTGaagttatattttatatttctgtgtatgtCCCTTCTCTCCACTGAATGCCTTTACTCATTTCATGTCTCATGTTTAATAAACCTCCAGAACTATATGTGTGCTCATGTATTTAATTTGTGACTGACAAAGACAAGTGTTTTCACTAAGGTAGCAAGTCTTTCAATTGGATCAAGAACATGACAACAATGGTGCAAATGCAATAAATTAGTAACAACCCTAAGGAGTGTTTGTGGCCAGCAAGAATGCTAAGACACCATCTTCCAACACTATCAGAGGACCCAGATGACTACAGCAAATCAAAGTGACTAAATAAGTGACTGCCACTGACTCCACTCCCAAAGATTTATTTCCACTGCCTTCACTTATTCAAATAATTCAGAAAAATTAAtcacactttattttacaggtttGTAATTTCAACATACTAAATAACCTCCAACAACCTAAAACCTAAAACAACAATGGTCCATGAAATTTGGTTCCTGTTACAGGGTAAATATTCAGAGTTGTATATTCACACCAGATCAAATTTTGCATCTTAAAATTTGCATCAAAATATTCATCTACACACAAGAATATGATTAAGTATATAagaatatatatttcttttagtGGAGACCTGTAAAATAAATTGTTAAAACTTTTATAAAATAAGTTAAGGTATAGAGCCGCAGGTGGAGTTTTATATTCTAAACTCCCTGTATAACTGCAGATTGTTATCTATTGCAATGGGGGAACTGTTAgctgttgatttgtttgttgcATGTTTATTGAGACACTGTATCACAGCAGGGATCAGAGTCTGAACGCTCGTAGCAGTTCAGTTAGTCTAAATATTAAAGTTGTCTTGGAGAGAACAGCAGCTTGAAATAAAAGTTACTTTGACTTTTTCCACTTGTGCAGATCAAGCAGGGGCATCATCTCATCTATAGACCTTAAAGGGTGTTGATTTAATTCAACTTGGCACACCGTGTCTGTGATATaatcaaccaaaaaaaaaaaaagtttttgtttatatCAACATAGAAATCCACCACTTTTACAAAGAATAAGAATATattacatacaaaacacataGTGGCGAAAATGCTGaaacactgataaatgaaaCTTAAAGACTAAAGTATGCATCTACAAAGCAAATGCATAATTTACAGATTGTGTCCAGTTTCAAAGTAACTTTCTCTGTTAGAAATCAGCGTTTCTGGTCCTATTTTTTCCAATTGAGCTCAGGCTTACAGAGTTACTGTTGAccagaaatgtattttgtgaattttttaGAAACCAGCTATCACAGTGACTTGCgtatacagaaacaaaatatttaactgtacctgctgctgtttccttgTTGGTTTCATTTTATTGACTGGGTGTCATATTTACTTTCAATGCTTGTACTCCTAGCTGCTTCACAGGGAgtcttttaaaatttttttctTAGAGAAGTGGTAGTGCTGGATAGCCTGCATGACATCGGTAGCAGTCCAGTGGTGATGGATCAGGGCATCCTGCAGAGTGAAAGGCCCATCTCTTGTCCGTCTAACACCTGTACACACTGCTGTGCTGCGCAGCTCAAGTCCTATCTCATGCACAACTTTGCACAAATATTTCTGCGTCTCATTTATACACTGCACCTCTGTAAATGAgaataaatgagaaatatatCAAACATGATGattttttattgtcaaattagatttttttatgtgttcCATTGAAGACTATTGACCTAATGTGAAGTTAGGCAGCTCAAAGTGAGTGCAACGCAGGCCTATCAAAATTGGCAGCGATTTCCCCTCTGGCCCCAATAAACCTTGCACAGCCATTTCATAGGCTTCCTGTGAATGCATGTCTACATTGGAGTACCTgtattggagaaaaaaaaaaagtgtaacatATGTAGTTATGTTTACAAAAATTCAAGGGATGTATTTGACATACATTAACAAAGCTTTCTGATTGGCTCCCTGCAGCACTGCCAGTACTCTGTCCAGCTTATCCTGTGTGATGTGACCTATTGGATACAACATTGTTTCAGGGTCAGAAATACGCTCTGGGGCACAAGTGagcttatgttttgtttattagtACAATAATGCATAAAATGGTTTTCACTTAACAAGGGGAAATGAGGCAAAAGCACATGCCCATAAGCCACTGTGGTCGTTAAATAGGAAAATCTGAAATCTAAGAAAGCAATTCAAGTTGCAGTATACAAGATGAATGATACACTAAACACTGTTACTTCAAACCAGTGGTGAGCTAAGCAATCAGTAAATCAGTTTGGCTTAAAGTAGTTTTAGCTATAATAATACTACCACAGCAAGACTTTAGGTCAATGAACTGAGAAAATTCCTAAACATCAACAAATTTTCATGAACTTCTGAAAAACAGTAAGATATCCTACCATAGGTGGACCTTTCCACAACTCGACCCATGTGAGAAAAATCGTTTGTTGCAGTCCCAAATTCACCCTGTAATGTGTAATCCTGAAACACATCAAGTTTATGTTGTGGCTTCAGTGGATCTTGTTATTtctcatataaaacaaatacaaatctaAAATTACCCTTGTGATTCGTGTTTTGTATAAATTATTCAGGGCCTTGTTTCCATTTCCAACTGCAAGAACTGAAGATAAAAAAAGTGAATATTCTGTACAacttcataaaataaaataatgcccACAAAAGTATTTTCTGGTATCATCAGCACTAAAAATTATACCTAAGACACCAGAAGAAAATGCATCCAGGCGATGTCCTACTCCAACTCGAATGTGTTGGAATTCAGGCCCAGTtactaaaacacagaaaaaatatagtttattcacagagagagagagagagagagagagagagagagagagagaaagagaagagagagagagctactttattcatcccccatagGGGAAATTCAGGATGTTTGGCTCTCATATTATCATGTCAGGatgtttattaatattaatcaaTGACTGATATTTTGGATAAGTGGGATTTTACTGTGTATCTAAGCAAAGCAACTGTTTGGGAGTACATCTTTGACTCTGTCCTCAGAGCAGACACCATGACATGAGGCAGTGAAGATCAAACAAATCTAAAGACCACCATGGGTCAGTTTGGTGGTGTGAGATCCAGCTATGTATTTAAAAGTGGACTCACATACCCAATGGATGCTTGGATAGTACAGGTATAGAGGCTGCAGACAGTGTGAGTTCTTTGGGTGCTGCAGTACCACTTTCTGGGTGTGGCAAGAAGCGGACCTCCTGAGGAAGTGGCTGGGATAGTGTGACGTTCAGACCTGTACGGTGATAGATACAGAGGTCAATCGGTTAAAGTGATTTATTTAAGGGTACATTTAAAGttgataaaacatacatattatGCCTCACTGTTCCAGCAGACAAAAGAATTTATTTCAGTGCGAGTATTTTGAAGGATAACCGTAATGTTGTTCTCACCTTTAAGAAGATTTGCCTCGATGCTATCACGTACGAGTTTCCAGTGAACACCCGATGGTTTGTAGACACAAAACAGACCCTCCAACCTCCGAAACATGCGAATCGCTGGAGTTGCCATTGTAGTATTATCCGATCATTCAATTTCTTGAACAACTACATCTCTTGAGCTTTTTCAAGGGACCgtttattttctaaaacatgATTTGCTTCTCCTAAGCCTTCCTTCACGGCATGTGAAGATCTGACATGCGTACCCAGTCCTGCACTTTTTGGTAGCTAATTCTGACCCTACCGCCACCTGCTGTGCTGGATGTATAAAAGAGGGAATGACAACATTATAATGGTAAAACATATCAGTcaccaaaaatataaatgaagcGGGCTTATGTGTAGTACGATTTGGATGCGGcagatttgttgttgttttttttaatatatacattaaaaatgaatgttgatAGAGGTCGAAACCAGAAGATGGTAACAGCTGCATTAAAaccgaagaagaagaagaagaagcagcagcagcagcagaagaagaagaagaagaagaagaagggtaCCAGTAGCAGTTAAATACAACCATTGACAGTTCTGAAGACTTGACCTTGGTAACGTTAAAATGTTATACCTTGTACagttaaatgtatttgttttgagTGGTTTCTAACATAGTTTCATGGACAAAAAAATGACTAGtaataaaactaaatgaagTAACACAGCGCTAGCTGTACGAGGACATTTTATGCAAACAGATTTGGTTTTAACGTCCATTACCAAGACGACGTTGACGATGGCCTCCAATTAAGTGACGTCACTTAGTAATTATTACCACGGagctgcaacaaaaacatttatcataACTCCAACACGCGCGGGCATGTGTGTGCAGTAGTATTTATATCTTTGTAAGGACCACTTTGAGTATAGTTCCATTcgagtgaggacattttggcaaagtgaggacatttttgttGGTCCTCATTTTGTCAGACTGTTTGAGCGTTAAGTCTTGGTTTTAAGGTTAAGATTAGGGTAAGAACTGAGGTCAAAGCATTTTGTTGTGTGTGGGTAAGGGTCTAGGCcatgcattatgtcagtgagtgtgtgtgggtgtgtgtgtcagcagggaTTTAAATTTAACCTGTGATAGACTGTAGTGATAGTTTGAGCAAAGTTGTTTGGGTCACAGTCGCTTTAGTTAGCCTGGTTTACAGTAGCATCAAAATGTTCAAAGCACCACTTTGTCTGGCAGGAACATGGATGTTCAAATAATATAAgttacattatatattattattacatccATGGGTGGTATTGGCTTCATTTGTGAGAAGtgttaaaatagatttttatttaggAATGTCCACTGTGTAAATTTGAACAAAGGCAGATACAAGACAGATAAGTTTCCTCAATGCAGGACCCACTCTCAGGCCATTACCATTTCAGATGATAATATGCTTTAGTGGTTTGTATTACTATTACAAACCAAATGACATAGAACATATGAAGATATGGTCTTGATACCACTATTCACAAGTTACAATTGAGCGTGGTGAACTATTAACAGAATAGTTAATGACTTTAGATACAGACTTTAAGGTTTGTCTGAGTGGATCTCATAGAAACAGTCTGGGTAGGCAACATTCACTAAAAAATGTTCTCGATTTGTTTAACCATTAGCTGTCTTATCTCTGATCTCACTTGTGCAGGTATAATGCAAGCTCCTCTGCGGTGGGTGCTATGGGATGTAAAGGACACCCTCCTAAAAGTGCGTTCATCT
Proteins encoded in this window:
- the trub2 gene encoding pseudouridylate synthase TRUB2, mitochondrial — encoded protein: MATPAIRMFRRLEGLFCVYKPSGVHWKLVRDSIEANLLKGLNVTLSQPLPQEVRFLPHPESGTAAPKELTLSAASIPVLSKHPLVTGPEFQHIRVGVGHRLDAFSSGVLVLAVGNGNKALNNLYKTRITRDYTLQGEFGTATNDFSHMGRVVERSTYGHITQDKLDRVLAVLQGANQKALLMYSNVDMHSQEAYEMAVQGLLGPEGKSLPILIGLRCTHFELPNFTLEVQCINETQKYLCKVVHEIGLELRSTAVCTGVRRTRDGPFTLQDALIHHHWTATDVMQAIQHYHFSKKKILKDSL